One window of Aphelocoma coerulescens isolate FSJ_1873_10779 chromosome 17, UR_Acoe_1.0, whole genome shotgun sequence genomic DNA carries:
- the NDUFA8 gene encoding NADH dehydrogenase [ubiquinone] 1 alpha subcomplex subunit 8, protein MPGVLRVPPLEELDVQEVTVSSSVLKAAAHHYGSQCDRPNKEFMLCRWEEKDPRKCLREGRQVNQCAIDFFRSIRTHCAEPFTAYWTCIDYSNQQELRHCRKQQAAFDSCVLDKLGWVRPDLGDLSKVTKVKTDRPLPENAYHSRPRPEPNSPTEGELKPSPFGSRLFFWSW, encoded by the exons ATGCCCGGGGTGCTGCGGGTGCCCCCGCTCGAGGAGCTCGATGTGCAGGAG GTGACGGTGAGCTCGTCCGTGCTGAAGGCCGCGGCGCACCACTACGGCTCGCAGTGCGACCGGCCCAACAAGGAGTTCATGCTGTGCCGCTGGGAGGAGAAGGACCCGCGCAAGTGCCTGAGGGAGGGCCGGCAGGTGAACCAGTGCGCCATCGACTTCTTCAG GAGCATCCGGACGCACTGTGCCGAGCCCTTCACCGCGTACTGGACGTGCATCGACTACAGCAACCAGCAGGAGCTGCGCCACTGCCGcaagcagcaggcagccttcGACTCCTGCGTGCTGGACAAGCTGGGCTGGGTGAGACCTGACCTGGGAGACCTCTCCAAG GTTACAAAGGTGAAGACAGACCGTCCTCTGCCTGAGAATGCCTATCACTCTAGACCCAGACCAGAGCCAAACTCACCTACTGAGGGGGAGCTGAAGCCCTCTCCCTTTGGCAGCAGGCTCTTTTTCTGGTCCTGGTGA
- the MORN5 gene encoding LOW QUALITY PROTEIN: MORN repeat-containing protein 5 (The sequence of the model RefSeq protein was modified relative to this genomic sequence to represent the inferred CDS: inserted 1 base in 1 codon; deleted 2 bases in 1 codon) encodes MELAGERYLGGIMRGRMEGFGYYALPTGTEYRGSLWDGMFHGQGELLLPGGGGYRALWGRGAPTQVRPGGFSPRGLRWQGGFEVKYVNFRAKTEFGPSGWGXGCWRPGTADRIPDKSRAEPRWPCGLCLCNLALAFRPSIIFINSALKHVLQGKFTFADGLEYDEEKWHYCDGYDRRFYTEICSGFKPPGIPQLTNLDRPKIIPEGCYDCGDGFYNPKTRVVVDYKHKFLRNADNDEHEWILRTCRKAWDITTEHKPKP; translated from the exons ATGGAGCTGGCGGGGGAGCGGTACCTGGGGGGCATCATGCGCGGCAG GATGGAAGGATTCGGCTACTACGCGCTGCCGACGGGCACCGAGTACCGGGGCTCGCTGTGGGACGGGATGTTCCACGGGCAGGGCGAGCTGCTGctccccggcggcggcgggtaCCGGGCGCTCTGGGGCCGCGGGGCGCCCACGCAGGTACGGCCGGGGGGCTTCAGCCCGAGGGGCCTCCGCTGGCAGGGAGGCTTTGAGGTGAAATACGTGAATTTCCGAGCCAAGACAGAGTTCGGCCCCTCGGGGtggg gaggctgctggcGGCCGGGCACCGCAGACAGGATTCCCGACAAAAGCCGAGCGGAGCCGcgctggccctgc gggctcTGCCTGTGCAACCTGGCCTTGGCGTTCCGTCCATCCATCATCTTTATTAACTCTGCACTTAAACATGTTTTGCAGGGGAAATTCACTTTTGCAGATGGTCTCGAATACGACGAGGAAAAATGGCATTACTGCGATGGCTACGACAGAAGATTTTATACAGAAATCTGTTCTGGTTTTAAACCGCCAG GCATTCCTCAGCTTACAAACCTGGATCGTCCCAAAATAATCCCAGAAGGTTGTTATGACTGTGGGGATGGATTCTATAACCCCAAAACCAGAGTTGTTGTTGACTACAAACACAAGTTTCTGAGAAATGCAG aCAATGATGAACATGAATGGATCCTTCGGACCTGCCGGAAAGCCTGGGATATAACAACTGAGCACAAACCGAAACCATAA